The genomic DNA TCCTCCTCGTGCTACCTATCGGCAGTTTGGTAATTGGAATGAAGTGGCGGGAAACAGCGGAAGCTGTTATGGTAGATTCCCGGCGGGTTTCGGGAACCTGCGGATCAGTGTATCGTAGGTTGTAAGGAGATTCTCCGGCATGACACGCACATCTGACAGAACTGACATATAGTTCGTATCGCCGCTCCATCGGGGGACGATATGCATGTGGAGGTGTTCATCCACACCGGCTCCGGCAGCTTTCCCCAGATTCATGCCTATGTTGTATCCATCGGGAGATGCAACCTCATGTAGTACATTGCGTGCAAGCGTTAGGGTTTCGAACAGGTCGAGCATCTCGTATTCTGCAAGATCGTTCAGGTCGGCGGTGTGTCTGTACGGGACGATGAGGAGGTGGCCGTTGGTGTACGGATATCGGTTGAGCATTATGAACGAATGCTTACTGCGGTAAAGGATCAGCCTCTCCCGGTCCCCGGTGGACGAGTCGATACCGCAGAAGATGCAGCCGGAAGGCTTTTCATTGAGGATGTATTCCATACGCCACGGAGCCCAGAGCCTTTCCATGCTTCCTCCTCTCCCAACATCAGATTTCAAACGGGGAGAAATTATCGTTCAAACAGGCACTTTTGACAACGATAAAAACCGCGGCATTTTTTGTAAAATCTTTTTTTATTTTACTCGGAATAAAATTCTTGACAGGACAAAACAAAGGGAATAATGTCTGTCAAATTCGAGACTTTGCTTAATTGGATTGCGCGAGACATTTGTTTGAGTGGAATAAATTTTACCAAAACTAAAGAACCAGAAGGAGGAGGAAATGAGTAAAAAGCAGGAAGCCTTGGATTACCATTCCAGTGGGCGTAAAGGAAAGATTGAGGTCATATCCTCCAAGCCGTGCTCGACCTCCCGCGATCTTTCGCTCGCCTACT from Geobacter sp. DSM 9736 includes the following:
- a CDS encoding HIT domain-containing protein, translated to MERLWAPWRMEYILNEKPSGCIFCGIDSSTGDRERLILYRSKHSFIMLNRYPYTNGHLLIVPYRHTADLNDLAEYEMLDLFETLTLARNVLHEVASPDGYNIGMNLGKAAGAGVDEHLHMHIVPRWSGDTNYMSVLSDVRVMPENLLTTYDTLIRRFPKPAGNLP